One window of Chamaesiphon minutus PCC 6605 genomic DNA carries:
- a CDS encoding EamA family transporter, protein MENNLNLWWIYALLSAFFAALTTIFAKIGVANVDANLATAVRTVVILMFAWGIVLAQGNLPLLATISSRSLIFLIVSGLATGLSWIFYFQALKLGKTAQVAPIDKSSVVMVILFSALFLQEPLTFKVIVGGLLIVIGTLVLVL, encoded by the coding sequence ATGGAAAATAACCTCAATCTCTGGTGGATTTATGCTTTGCTTTCAGCTTTTTTTGCGGCATTAACTACCATTTTTGCTAAGATTGGGGTCGCTAATGTCGATGCTAATTTAGCCACTGCCGTGCGAACTGTAGTCATCTTGATGTTTGCCTGGGGCATCGTCTTGGCACAAGGCAATTTGCCGCTGCTAGCTACGATCTCCTCTCGATCGCTGATTTTTTTGATAGTTTCTGGGCTGGCAACTGGCTTGTCTTGGATTTTTTACTTTCAAGCACTAAAGTTAGGTAAAACCGCACAAGTCGCGCCGATCGATAAATCTAGCGTTGTGATGGTGATTCTGTTTTCAGCACTCTTTCTCCAAGAACCGCTCACGTTTAAAGTTATCGTCGGCGGATTGCTAATTGTCATCGGCACTCTAGTTTTAGTATTGTAA
- a CDS encoding low molecular weight protein-tyrosine-phosphatase gives MTKLLFVCLGNICRSPAAENIMNHLVAQAGMSDRIECDSAGTASYHTGNPPDRRMRAAAANRDLPMVGKARQFTKADFTAFDLILAMDRENYHNILALVGSAAPSENLQEQYRDKVKLMCDFATEHLDKEVPDPYYGGAEGFDYVIDLLLDACSGLLLELETTAAKKV, from the coding sequence ATGACTAAACTCCTCTTCGTCTGTCTCGGTAATATCTGTCGCTCGCCAGCCGCCGAGAATATTATGAATCACCTAGTAGCCCAAGCCGGAATGAGCGATCGGATCGAGTGTGACTCAGCCGGAACTGCTAGTTATCATACTGGCAATCCACCCGATCGTCGGATGCGAGCCGCCGCCGCCAACCGAGATCTGCCGATGGTTGGTAAAGCTAGGCAATTTACCAAAGCCGACTTTACCGCCTTCGATCTGATTTTGGCGATGGATCGCGAAAACTATCATAATATCCTCGCGCTCGTTGGCTCCGCTGCTCCTTCGGAGAATCTTCAAGAGCAGTATCGCGACAAAGTTAAGCTGATGTGCGACTTTGCCACCGAGCATCTCGATAAAGAAGTTCCCGATCCCTATTATGGCGGTGCAGAAGGCTTTGATTATGTGATTGACTTGCTGCTAGATGCTTGTAGCGGACTGCTGCTAGAGCTAGAAACCACAGCCGCTAAAAAGGTTTAG
- a CDS encoding 5-formyltetrahydrofolate cyclo-ligase, translating to MNRHKQTLRRQFLQQRQALAPAVWQMQSDRICHHLANCHQFVEAQTILAYQSCRQEPNLHSLFKATDKQWGLSRCVGKDLRWHRWQPSELLVTGEYGILEPSAELPTLAASNVDLILVPAVAIDFNNYRLGYGGGYYDRLRADADWRKIPTIGIVFDFAYVESLPIEPWDLPLDAVCTELGFDRPQLGNSIIWHC from the coding sequence GTGAATCGGCATAAACAGACTCTGCGTCGTCAATTTCTCCAACAGCGACAGGCTTTAGCCCCAGCAGTGTGGCAAATGCAAAGCGATCGCATCTGCCATCATCTCGCAAATTGCCACCAATTTGTCGAGGCACAGACGATTCTGGCGTATCAAAGCTGTCGCCAAGAGCCAAATCTCCACTCGTTATTTAAAGCTACCGATAAACAATGGGGATTGTCCCGATGTGTTGGCAAAGATCTACGCTGGCACCGCTGGCAGCCTTCAGAACTGCTAGTAACTGGGGAGTATGGAATTTTAGAACCGAGTGCAGAATTACCGACTCTAGCAGCCAGTAACGTCGATCTGATTCTGGTTCCGGCTGTCGCGATCGATTTTAATAATTATCGCTTGGGTTATGGGGGTGGTTATTACGATCGTCTCCGTGCTGATGCCGATTGGCGCAAGATTCCGACGATCGGCATTGTCTTTGATTTTGCCTATGTTGAATCACTACCGATCGAGCCTTGGGATCTGCCACTAGATGCAGTGTGTACCGAATTGGGCTTCGATCGCCCACAGCTAGGTAACTCAATTATCTGGCATTGCTAA
- a CDS encoding DUF362 domain-containing protein, with amino-acid sequence MNNPTSDTHTTPTRSFIYQPPPAARDARHILVKPNLGYPLGAPFTVSIGVLGKVLQALRQASPNAQISIVEGVCSPVSLHDIASKNGLYALLDDRMELLDADTLPLVEYPNLSPTPVRFQTMWAPALLQQVDCRITVGTFKRTMLKDKPLISASLKNLYGLFPRSKYHARSLNSRGQLHKPSVPLVLQDVYFCIGHLFDGAVVDADLRMISPDWKPDRGRTIEFGKIFAGTDPIAVDRAACIATGEPISDYLDEIDALREKRESTICNPQSAIQND; translated from the coding sequence GTGAATAATCCCACTTCCGACACTCATACAACTCCAACTCGATCGTTTATTTATCAACCGCCGCCAGCCGCTCGTGACGCCAGACATATTTTAGTTAAACCCAATCTCGGCTACCCGCTGGGAGCACCATTTACCGTTAGTATAGGCGTTTTGGGTAAAGTACTCCAAGCCCTCCGCCAAGCTAGCCCCAATGCCCAAATCTCGATCGTCGAAGGAGTTTGCTCTCCCGTGAGCCTTCACGATATTGCCAGCAAAAACGGGCTGTACGCGCTGCTAGACGATCGGATGGAATTACTCGACGCCGATACGCTCCCACTAGTCGAATACCCCAATTTATCCCCCACTCCCGTCCGATTTCAGACAATGTGGGCACCCGCACTCCTCCAGCAAGTAGATTGCCGAATTACCGTCGGCACCTTCAAACGGACGATGCTTAAAGATAAACCCCTGATCTCCGCATCGCTCAAAAATCTCTACGGACTCTTCCCGCGATCGAAATATCACGCTCGCAGCCTCAATTCGCGCGGACAACTCCACAAACCCTCTGTCCCCCTAGTTCTCCAAGATGTCTATTTTTGCATCGGACATCTATTCGACGGCGCAGTCGTCGATGCCGATCTCCGGATGATTAGCCCCGACTGGAAACCCGATCGCGGTCGGACGATCGAGTTTGGTAAGATATTTGCGGGCACCGATCCAATTGCTGTCGATCGAGCCGCCTGTATCGCCACTGGCGAACCTATCTCAGATTATCTCGACGAGATCGATGCTCTTCGGGAGAAACGAGAATCCACAATCTGCAATCCGCAATCCGCAATCCAAAATGACTAA
- the corA gene encoding magnesium/cobalt transporter CorA, producing the protein MSKLDFPSTYRSPETSRLEYFYDRPGTMPGQLHLSEDAPPAELVSIDYDRDSFSRTIIKDPETINEYLKTHTVSWIDVLGLGNNATWEALGSIFNLHQMLVEDIVNVPQRPKVEDYQDQLLIIATMVILNPDRNGFVKEQVSLVLGKNYLLTVQEEPEQDCFHGVRKRIELDRGIVRKQGADYLAYCLLDAIVDGFFPVLEYYGELIEELENEVITRPTRSTLEKIYKIRRELLTIRRAIWPQRDAINSLIRDGSDLISNDVQVYLRDCYDHTVQVMDMVETYRELATGLMDVYLSAVSNKMNEIMKLLTVVSAIFIPLTFIAGVYGMNFDRSKSPLNMPELGWYWGYPFCLALMGITAGSLVFFFWKRGWFKSVI; encoded by the coding sequence GTGTCAAAATTAGATTTCCCCTCTACCTATCGTTCGCCCGAAACATCTCGGTTGGAGTATTTTTACGATCGACCGGGCACGATGCCGGGACAGCTACATCTCAGTGAAGATGCACCCCCAGCAGAGCTAGTCTCGATCGATTACGATCGAGATAGTTTTTCACGCACGATTATTAAAGATCCTGAGACAATTAATGAATATTTAAAGACTCATACTGTCTCCTGGATCGATGTTTTGGGATTGGGGAATAATGCTACCTGGGAAGCTTTAGGTTCGATTTTTAATCTCCATCAAATGTTGGTTGAAGATATCGTCAACGTGCCACAGCGTCCGAAGGTTGAAGACTATCAAGATCAGTTATTAATTATTGCGACTATGGTCATCCTCAATCCAGATCGAAATGGATTTGTTAAGGAGCAAGTTAGCTTAGTTTTAGGTAAAAATTATCTGCTTACGGTTCAAGAAGAACCCGAACAAGACTGCTTTCATGGAGTTAGAAAAAGGATTGAATTAGATCGCGGCATCGTTCGCAAACAAGGTGCAGACTATTTAGCTTATTGTCTGCTCGATGCGATCGTCGATGGCTTTTTTCCGGTCTTAGAATATTATGGTGAATTAATTGAAGAATTAGAAAATGAAGTCATCACTCGTCCCACTCGATCGACATTAGAAAAAATCTACAAAATTCGCCGCGAATTACTGACGATCCGCCGAGCAATTTGGCCACAACGAGATGCTATTAATTCATTGATTCGCGATGGTAGCGATCTAATTAGTAATGATGTCCAAGTATACCTGAGAGATTGCTACGATCATACCGTCCAGGTAATGGATATGGTTGAAACCTATCGAGAACTCGCAACCGGATTGATGGATGTCTATCTATCGGCAGTTAGTAATAAAATGAATGAAATCATGAAATTACTTACCGTTGTCTCAGCAATCTTTATTCCTTTGACATTTATTGCTGGCGTGTACGGCATGAACTTCGATCGATCCAAATCTCCACTAAATATGCCCGAATTAGGCTGGTATTGGGGTTATCCTTTTTGTTTGGCTCTCATGGGAATCACCGCTGGTAGTTTGGTGTTTTTCTTCTGGAAACGTGGTTGGTTTAAGTCAGTCATCTAG